The DNA sequence CCTTACCCTGGCATTCGTCGCGTTTGCCAGGAAGGTCACTTTGACTTCGTCACCCTGACTGTTTTTCGCCGTCAGGGTTTTATTCTCCGTCGTACCAAAGGTTGCCGTGACAGTGATGTCTTTCGCTTTCACCAGGCTGGTCAGCCCGAATGTCGATATACCGGTTGGATCGGTATCAATATCCGGTGATGCCAGGATTTGCGTTTCGCTTCCGTTCTGCCAGCTTGCCTTCCAGGTGACCGTTTTTCCTGCCGTACTTACCCGGTTACCAAATTCATCCTTCAGTGTCGCCTTGTACTCAAATGTATCCGTACCGTTCGCGGTTTTTTCAGTGATGTTACCGCTCAGCAGCACTGACGCCGGTGCCACCGCGTCTGCAGCACCGACGGTCAGGACTGCCGACGCCTGGATATTGTTATCCGTGCCTGCTTTTGCCGTCACGGTAACGCTCCCGGCTTTGGTGACACGCACATACACCTCTGCCTGACCGGTGTCAGATGCACTGCCGTGCCCCGCCGAGCCGCTGGCAATACCGGTCTGCAGCTGATTACTGCTCAGTAGCGTGTAAGTATCATCCTCTGCTTTCGTGTAGAACGCCGCTGTCGAGTCTGCCGGCGCACTGAACGTCACTGCTTTACCCACGGTATTGTCATTATTGTCAGCCGTGGTCACCACAAGCCTGGTGTACGCACCGGCTGTCACTGCCTGACTCTCTGCCAGGCTCATTTTCCCGTTAGCATCACTCGCCCGGACATCGAGGACCTGTGTCTTACCGGTGCTGTCCGAAGTGGTGGTGGCTGTTATGGTGTATTTCCCTTTTTTCTGTGGTGTCAGCTTCACTGAGGCCACACCCGAGGAATCACTCGTCGCGGTCGGTTTCGGTGTCACGACTGTTCCCTCAGCATTGGTGACAGTAAAGGTCACCAGCACACCATCCAGCAGTGGTTTCTGCGCATTGTTCGCCTGCACCGTTGCTGCCAGTGTGACTTCTGCACCCGCTGTGCTTTGCACCTCAGCAGCAGTGCCGTTCAGCGTCAGCGAGGTCACCCTGGCCTGAGCAAACACCACCTTCTTCGTCGCCAGCACCACGGTCTGACCTGTGCGGACCCCCGACAGCGTCAGCGTTGCATCACCGTCACTGGTGCTCTTCAGTGTCGCGGTCGCTTTGCCGTTATCATCGGTGGTCAGCGACAGGCTGCTGCCACTGTTGCTTCCCCCCGTCAGCGTACCCAGCGTACTGCTCAGCGTGACAGGCAGCTGCTTCAGCAGGTTGCCGTAGATGTCCCTCACGGTCACCGTCACCGCAATCGCATCGACACCGTCTGCCACCGCACTGGATTTGTCGACACTCAGCACTGTCTGCGTCGCATCCGATGACGGACGGGTACTGTCGGCGTTCACCGTCAGGGTCACCGTATTACTGGTGTCCTGCGCAGGAAGCCCGGAGCTCGCCGTCAGTGTCTCGGTCCCGGCCACTTGTGCACTGACCCACACCTTCGCTGTGCCATCCGCACCGGTGGTCACCGTACGTCCGCTCAGCTCCGTGGTGCCGGTACTGTCAGCATAGAACTTCACATTACCGGCCACGCCGGCGTTGCTCAGACTGACGCTCACATTACCCTGTGCCACACCTCCTTTGCTGGTCGTCACCGTCAGACCCACACGCTGACCGGCCGTTACGGTGGTAGCATCTGCTCTCAGCAATGACACATGGGCCATACTGTCACTGGCCACAAAAGTGACTGTCTGACTCGCGGTCTTACTGTTGTCCGCCGTCAGCGTCGCCTTCACGGTGACCTGAGCGATGTTCTGGCTGCTCAGCTGCACTGTCGCACTGCCGCCGCTCGTTTCCACGCTGCTGAGGCTCAGCGTGCCGCCGTTATTCGCCTCCAGAGTTACCGCCATATCAAGCGGATTTTCGTTTGCATCTTTCACGGTCACGGTCATCGTGACACCCGGGCCGCCGGCGGCCACTTCATTACCCACCGGTGACAGCGCAACCTGTGCCGTCGCTTTATTTCCGGTAAAGGTTATCCCTGCCGTCTTCACTTCCGCACCCGAAGACGCCGTCACCGTAATCAGACCGGCTTTGGTACTGTCCAGCGTTGTCGTGAACTCGCCCCTGTCGTTGGTAACGACACCGGTACCCACCACCGCACTGTTGTTCGCAGACACGCTGAGCGCAGTTTTTTCAGGGGGTTATCGTACTTGTCTTTCAGCACCCCCGAGACCTTCACTCTGTCTATGCCGGCCACCGGAACACTCACCCCGTCAGGCGGAGTCAGTGTCAGCCCGCTTATCACCGGGAAGTTCGGGTTGGCACTGAACGTCACCGTCGTCTTCACCGTACTCTTGTCACCTTTGTTGTTGATGACGGTGGCGGTCACCACCACCGACTCATCCGCCTTCTCACTGCGCAGCGTCACCGGCCAGCCCTCTTTGCCTTTGACTGCCAGTGTTTTCCGCGCTTTCGCTTCATCGGTATTACTCACCGCGCTGGCATCACTGACCAGGAACGCTTTACTGTCTGCCGGTATACTCCAGGTCACGGTAAAGTCATCGCCCAGTACAGCAAGTGACAGCGGACCGCCGTCCGCATCTTTTATCACCGCCGACAGCAGTGAACCGGTGCTCTCGCCACGGTGTCCCGTCAGCGGACCGGCCGACTGTGTCACAGACGTCACTTTTGCCGTTTCCACATCGCTCAGATACTCCACCACAATGCTCCGGGTCACTGACGGAACCGTCTCGGTCGCCGCCGTGACGGTCGATTCTCCCGCTGCGCTGCTGTTAAGACTCAGCGTCGCTTTGCCTGCCTCCGTGAAGCTGTCTGCCGCCACCGTCATTTCCCGCAAATCGTTACTGAAGCGTGCCACCGCCTCATCATCCAGCGTCAGGTTCACCGCACTGCTCACCGGATTATTGTTCGCATCAGCCACCTGCACCTGCAGCGTCACTGCATTGTTCACCACCGCCGTCACACGGGTTACCGTGTTATTCGCCAGTCCCAGTGACACCACGCGCGCTGTCGCGGCATTCGCGATAAAGGTCGCTTTAATCTGCTGTCCCGCATCCTGTGCGTTATTCTTCGCTTTTACTGACACGGTGGTACTGCCCGCACTCTTCCCTGAGAGCACGGCGGTCACCTTACCGTCAGTGCCAGTCTGCCAGTCGCTGTCAGGGCTGAACACCCCCCGCGTAGCGGTAAATGCCACCGGATAGGCGGCTACCGGGTTACCATAGGTATCTGTCACAGAGGCCTTCAGACTCAGCGTATCCACGTCTGCCGTCAGAGACTGACTCAGCGTCACCGGTTGTGAATCACTGACACTGCCACTGCCTTCGACACTGTGCACCCAGTTCAGCAGACGCACTGCTGCCGTGGCGCGGTCAGCCACAAAAGTAACCTGCAGCGTGTTGTTGTTGTCGGCTGCACTCACTGTCGCTGTTACCGTCACCGCCTGCATCCGGGTACTGGTGACATACACTGTCACCTCACCGTTATCGTTGCTGGTCAGGTCTGCCGCTGAAGGCGCGTCATCATCACTCTCTGAGCGGTAAATCTTAACCTCAGCACTGCTGTCGGCGGTCGCTGAGACAGCCACCGCAATGCCCTGAACCAGGTTTCCGCCCGCATCTTTCACTGTGACCACCACCGGCACCCGTGTACCCGCCGGCACCTGGGTCAGGTCAGTCAGCGTGCTGCTGACATTCGTCACCCGTGCCGAGCTGCTGTCTGCGGTAAAACTGACCGGCTCAGCGCTGTCGAGCGAGCTGCCGTTATGGGACACCGTCAGCCTGATATCCTTCACCGCCTTACTGCTGCTGGTGACTTTCACCTCTGCCATCCCGGAGGCATCACTCTTCCCGACAGTGACCGTAACCGGCGCACCCTCAGGGGTCAGCGTCACCGCCGGCGTCACACCCGCCAGCGGGTTACCGTCAGCATCGGTGAGGCTCACCTGCCAGGTGAAGCTGTTACTGCCGTTCGCCACCTTCTCTGTCACCGTCTGACTGTTCTCCTGCATCAGTGTGACACTCGCCACTTTCCCGCTCAGCGGGTTCGCCACAAAAGCCACCGCACGGTCAGCCGGTGTCGCCACCGCTACCCCGGTCGAGGCCGCCGGGCGCACGTCACTGACCACGGCACCTTTACTGATAACCGTCAGGGTCGCCACACCGTTTTCATCCGTCACGTCACTGCTGCTCTGCAGCGTCACTTTCGCCGGATCGCCCGTCTGCAGTGACCAGTACACCGGCATGCCCGCAACTTCTTCGTTCGCACTGGTATTTTTCACCGTCGCGCGGAATGTGAAACGGCTCAGTTCACCGCCGGCATCACGCACCGGCTGTTCCGTGATGCTGCCTTCAAGCACCACCTGCGATACCTGTGCGGTGGTACGGTCAGCCGTGAAACTGACCCGCTGGTCAGCCGCGACCACCACGCTGCTGGCACCGCCTGTCGTACGGGCACTGACCATCACCCCGGCCGCCGTACGGAACTGGTGACTGAGCGTCACCACCGCCTCTCCGTTTTCACCGCTCACGCCGCCACTGGCTGTCACCCGGTCACTGTCCGCCTGTGCTTCCACCGTCACGCCCGGTACCGGGTTGCCCTGTGCATCCGCCACCGTCGCCGTATAGAGGAAGTGATTATCGCCGCTCGCTTCCTTCACGGTAATCAGCTCATTATTCTCACGCTGCAGCGTCAGTGAGGTGACACGCGCTGTTGAGGCATCCGCACGGAAGGCGACCTGCGCCTCACGCTGGTCACCGTTAATACTGAACGTCACTGTATGTGTGCCCGCCACGGTACTGGTCAGCGTCACCGCCAGCTGTCCCTGTGCATCGGTCAGCATCTGTGTGCTGCTGCGCAGCACCGCACTGCGGCTCACCGCCGCCACGCTCACTCCGGCCGGCAGGGCTATGGTCACCGGCGCATTCGCCAGCGGGTTCTCATTCCCGTCCACCACGCTCACCGTGACCTGGTGTGCGTCACTGCCGTCAGCCAGCTTCTCACCCGTGCTGTCCTGTACCAGCGTCGCTATCTTCGCCGTGGTAATGTCAGCAATAAACTGACCGGTTACCTGCTGCTGCGACCCGTTCAGGGCCACCGTCAGGGTTGAAGCCCCCGATTTCACACTGCTGAACGACACCGTGGTCTGCCCGCGGCTGTCAGTCGCCGTCAGCGGTGTTGCGACCTGTGCGTTGTTATCGGCCACGGCCACCGGCGTCATACCACTCAGCGCATTACCCTGCGCATCCGTTACCGTCGCCACCGCCTGGTTCAGCGACTTACCATCCGCCACCGCGCCGTCTTCCGTCAGGACCAGCGATGCCACCCGTGCGGTGGTCGCGTCCGCTTTAAATGTCAGCTCGGTCACCGCACTGTTGCCGTTCAGCATTGCCGCTTTCAGGCGTACTCTTCCCGCCTGTGAGCTCACCGCCGTGATAACCGCCTGTCCGGCCGCGTCACTGGTGACGCTCACACTCTGCCCGCTCTCACCGCCGGCCGTTCTCAGGGTCACCCGGCTCAGGTCACTCACTGCCGGCTCGCTGCCGGTTGTACTGCGGCTGCTCTGTGCCGCCAGCACGGTGAAGGTCACCACTTTATCCGCCAGCGGCGTGTTCTTCTCGTCGCGCAGCAGCGCGGTCACGCTGTAGTTCTGCTGTTCATCGGCCACCACCGGGGTGTCCTGTGACAGGGCAATGCGGCTGATGGTCTGCAACGACGGCGTGACGTTAATCCACATCACCGCCTGATTCGACAGGTTACCCTCGTTGTCGGTGGCTTCGGCCGTCAGGCGATAGCGCTGAGGGCCGTCCGTGCCGTTCTCCGCCAGATACGGCGGCAGGGTCAGACTGATACCGGTCAGCGAGCTCACCACCAGTTTACCGCCGCGGGCTTCCAGCTCGGGTGCCTGCCAGCTGACGCGCTTCACGCCATACTTCGCCTTGTTCACTGTCAGCGAGACAGGAACCGTTTCTGCCGCTTCCGCCTGCAGACTCTCCGGCAGGGAGATGCTGATCAGCTGCTGTTTGCGGTACTGCATCACAATGTTGTAGTTACGGTCGACAAAGTCATAGCGGTTACCGGCCAGACTGCGCATCAGGTCAACCGCCGCGCCGTCAAGCTGCATCCGCAGCGGCACCCCAGGCGGTAGGTAAACGCCACGTCGACACGTGTCTCACTGCTGTCACCCACCGACTTCTGCCCCTTGAGGGTCATCAGCGGGAACGGGGTGTAACTGACCCCGGCGGTGGCCCGTGACGGGTTGTTTTTCAGGCTGTCCACGGAAGCACTGTCAGCGAGGCTGACACCCTGACCAAAATACTGCTCATAACGGGTGAAAAAGCCCAGCTGTGGCCAGGCCGGAAGGTAACCCTCCAGACGCACGTCAAACCCGTTAGCCGGGCGTTCATCGTAATCGCGCATCGCATGCAGCGCAGACTGATGCCAGTCGGTCAGGCGGTAATAGCCGTTGGCGGCAAGTTTAAGGTAGTCACGCCAGAGCTCGACCCCGGTCCCCAGCCGGGCGTTGTCCCCGGTCAGGTCATAGTCATAAAAGGAGTTCACGCCCCACATCCAGCCGTCTTCATACTGACGGTAACCGACACCGAGGTTGGTGATGTTGCGCTCGTCGGTGTTGCGCATACCGGCCTGGGCAAACAGCAGGCTGTCAGGTGCATCACGCAGTGGCAGCAGGAAGTCAGCGTCAACACGCCCGTCACTGCCGAGCTGGACACGCGCCTTGCCATACAGGCTCAGCCAGTCATTAATCTGCTGGTTGACAAGGTTCTCACCGATGCTGCGGGCATAGCCGACTGAGGCGCGGGTGATGTCATCAGAGGAGAGCAGCTCACCGGTGCGTGAGAGCCCCTGAGCCAGCGAGTTGTCCGGTGCAGCATGACTCCCTTCCGGCGAACCGAGAGCAGGGAGT is a window from the Erwinia sp. genome containing:
- the eae_2a gene encoding Intimin (ID:JIFNMEKO_02549;~source:Prodigal:2.6); protein product: MTASSGAEVKTAGITFTGNKATAQVALSPVGNEVAAGGPGVTMTVTVKDANENPLDMAVTLEANNGGTLSLSSVETSGGSATVQLSSQNIAQVTVKATLTADNSKTASQTVTFVASDSMAHVSLLRADATTVTAGQRVGLTVTTSKGGVAQGNVSVSLSNAGVAGNVKFYADSTGTTELSGRTVTTGADGTAKVWVSAQVAGTETLTASSGLPAQDTSNTVTLTVNADSTRPSSDATQTVLSVDKSSAVADGVDAIAVTVTVRDIYGNLLKQLPVTLSSTLGTLTGGSNSGSSLSLTTDDNGKATATLKSTSDGDATLTLSGVRTGQTVVLATKKVVFAQARVTSLTLNGTAAEVQSTAGAEVTLAATVQANNAQKPLLDGVLVTFTVTNAEGTVVTPKPTATSDSSGVASVKLTPQKKGKYTITATTTSDSTGKTQVLDVRASDANGKMSLAESQAVTAGAYTRLVVTTADNNDNTVGKAVTFSAPADSTAAFYTKAEDDTYTLLSSNQLQTGIASGSAGHGSASDTGQAEVYVRVTKAGSVTVTAKAGTDNNIQASAVLTVGAADAVAPASVLLSGNITEKTANGTDTFEYKATLKDEFGNRVSTAGKTVTWKASWQNGSETQILASPDIDTDPTGISTFGLTSLVKAKDITVTATFGTTENKTLTAKNSQGDEVKVTFLANATNARVRALATTATSPVVGTRVPVTVSVRDGAAAGSNPVAAQVTVGVKSGTAAQVVFYKAASGDPVLPDNQVTTDEETGDATFYVWSSKAETLTLEGYTSQNPAIKPTLAIDWQADEASARVTNMTTESVPAGGKVVGEGVKVTLNTVDQYGNPVAATVTLSEKDSLEKVSFYSDAALTQEITELTTAKPTDSTVYQGEFYVTSTKAQTITVQGTAGKNKETGKDYQVVIAFIAGDISQTKSSMELERDRIAIGSKDGILDTTGLTLKLNDQYGNPVTVDAEKITLTIKDSLGTVISSGEGIEHSDLVADQKAGVYTSLVKSKDLGSYTLIAKVDDKQLQTVVTVYTMTFKYQHQRDTSAPQPNVVTGEKYKFIVQAIITESSTSNPTPEIQSVKGNTLSWTLSRYDIASLIEGSDRKHDGTVEAQISGEVTVNATGEYEGFSIPTLEGVLKISGMEYTPDLGPENVQDSDVKFLLEAPNYKLIMKCNAVLDSIKNESGNGTGGAGGQVTEVTNLDQVIKVTVTTSTNWSGTDYPTVGKVSFDYKDGKNVSCGKGIGSTKSYDFASNKKVIKGVQPGSYYHPVKKGTYVNKIRFIIVDSTQ
- the eae_2b gene encoding Intimin (ID:JIFNMEKO_02550;~source:Prodigal:2.6), with protein sequence MQLDGAAVDLMRSLAGNRYDFVDRNYNIVMQYRKQQLISISLPESLQAEAAETVPVSLTVNKAKYGVKRVSWQAPELEARGGKLVVSSLTGISLTLPPYLAENGTDGPQRYRLTAEATDNEGNLSNQAVMWINVTPSLQTISRIALSQDTPVVADEQQNYSVTALLRDEKNTPLADKVVTFTVLAAQSSRSTTGSEPAVSDLSRVTLRTAGGESGQSVSVTSDAAGQAVITAVSSQAGRVRLKAAMLNGNSAVTELTFKADATTARVASLVLTEDGAVADGKSLNQAVATVTDAQGNALSGMTPVAVADNNAQVATPLTATDSRGQTTVSFSSVKSGASTLTVALNGSQQQVTGQFIADITTAKIATLVQDSTGEKLADGSDAHQVTVSVVDGNENPLANAPVTIALPAGVSVAAVSRSAVLRSSTQMLTDAQGQLAVTLTSTVAGTHTVTFSINGDQREAQVAFRADASTARVTSLTLQRENNELITVKEASGDNHFLYTATVADAQGNPVPGVTVEAQADSDRVTASGGVSGENGEAVVTLSHQFRTAAGVMVSARTTGGASSVVVAADQRVSFTADRTTAQVSQVVLEGSITEQPVRDAGGELSRFTFRATVKNTSANEEVAGMPVYWSLQTGDPAKVTLQSSSDVTDENGVATLTVISKGAVVSDVRPAASTGVAVATPADRAVAFVANPLSGKVASVTLMQENSQTVTEKVANGSNSFTWQVSLTDADGNPLAGVTPAVTLTPEGAPVTVTVGKSDASGMAEVKVTSSSKAVKDIRLTVSHNGSSLDSAEPVSFTADSSSARVTNVSSTLTDLTQVPAGTRVPVVVTVKDAGGNLVQGIAVAVSATADSSAEVKIYRSESDDDAPSAADLTSNDNGEVTVYVTSTRMQAVTVTATVSAADNNNTLQVTFVADRATAAVRLLNWVHSVEGSGSVSDSQPVTLSQSLTADVDTLSLKASVTDTYGNPVAAYPVAFTATRGVFSPDSDWQTGTDGKVTAVLSGKSAGSTTVSVKAKNNAQDAGQQIKATFIANAATARVVSLGLANNTVTRVTAVVNNAVTLQVQVADANNNPVSSAVNLTLDDEAVARFSNDLREMTVAADSFTEAGKATLSLNSSAAGESTVTAATETVPSVTRSIVVEYLSDVETAKVTSVTQSAGPLTGHRGESTGSLLSAVIKDADGGPLSLAVLGDDFTVTWSIPADSKAFLVSDASAVSNTDEAKARKTLAVKGKEGWPVTLRSEKADESVVVTATVINNKGDKSTVKTTVTFSANPNFPVISGLTLTPPDGVSVPVAGIDRVKVSGVLKDKYDNPLKKLRSACLRTTVRWWVPVSLPTTGASSRQRWTVPKPV
- a CDS encoding Invasin (ID:JIFNMEKO_02551;~source:Prodigal:2.6); this encodes MNTDVSQCHARIRRATAYLLLFIQLFLPLSAGFSGMAQAAQENDIPDVMAGLQALMNDTSPPATPVTLPQVPTVSPVPAKPQTVLQAPSPDSIMQWHETQRAMNTPLQHTTGVALPALGSPEGSHAAPDNSLAQGLSRTGELLSSDDITRASVGYARSIGENLVNQQINDWLSLYGKARVQLGSDGRVDADFLLPLRDAPDSLLFAQAGMRNTDERNITNLGVGYRQYEDGWMWGVNSFYDYDLTGDNARLGTGVELWRDYLKLAANGYYRLTDWHQSALHAMRDYDERPANGFDVRLEGYLPAWPQLGFFTRYEQYFGQGVSLADSASVDSLKNNPSRATAGVSYTPFPLMTLKGQKSVGDSSETRVDVAFTYRLGCRCGCSLTARRLT